In Candidatus Paceibacterota bacterium, one genomic interval encodes:
- a CDS encoding pseudouridine synthase — translation MSAAIKLSSPTTREFWEIPILYEDAHLLALDKPTGLPAAPDCVDPDRPSLVALLHAGIKRGAPWAVAAGRAFLLPAHRMDAETSGVLLLAKSKPVLVTLGNLFSAEKPARVYVALVQGDSAEARFQAEARLAPHPTRPGTMRADPRRGKRAITTFVVRERFSGFALLQCEPLTDRLHQIRVHLRDLRLPVVGDALYGGRPLLLSRLKRNYRLKPDQTERPLMSRSAVQAESLALPHPVTGEPLTITAPWPKDLTVAVKYLRRYAPA, via the coding sequence ATGAGTGCCGCCATTAAACTCTCTTCGCCCACGACGCGCGAGTTTTGGGAGATCCCAATTCTCTACGAAGACGCGCACTTGCTGGCGCTGGACAAGCCGACCGGATTACCGGCCGCGCCTGACTGTGTTGACCCGGATCGGCCCAGCTTGGTGGCGCTGCTGCACGCGGGCATCAAGCGCGGCGCGCCCTGGGCTGTAGCCGCCGGACGCGCTTTCCTGCTGCCGGCGCACCGGATGGATGCCGAAACGAGTGGTGTGCTGCTGCTGGCCAAGAGCAAACCGGTGCTGGTAACTCTGGGTAACCTGTTTAGCGCGGAGAAACCCGCCCGCGTGTATGTGGCACTCGTACAGGGCGATTCGGCGGAGGCACGGTTCCAGGCCGAAGCCAGGTTGGCCCCCCACCCGACACGGCCCGGCACGATGCGCGCCGACCCCAGGCGCGGCAAACGCGCCATAACGACCTTTGTCGTCCGGGAGAGATTCTCCGGTTTCGCTCTCCTGCAGTGCGAGCCGTTGACCGACCGGCTGCACCAGATTCGAGTCCACCTGCGCGATCTTCGGCTGCCGGTTGTGGGCGACGCGTTGTATGGCGGCCGGCCGCTGCTGCTCTCGCGGTTGAAGCGGAACTATCGCCTAAAGCCGGATCAAACCGAGCGCCCGCTAATGTCACGCTCGGCTGTCCAGGCCGAAAGCCTCGCCCTACCGCATCCCGTCACCGGTGAGCCGCTGACAATAACCGCCCCCTGGCCGAAAGACCTGACCGTGGCGGTTAAGTACTTGCGGCGCTATGCGCCCGCCTAG